The proteins below are encoded in one region of Chelmon rostratus isolate fCheRos1 chromosome 21, fCheRos1.pri, whole genome shotgun sequence:
- the LOC121624448 gene encoding integrin alpha-M-like, with the protein MDCMITTTIFLSVLKAALCFNVDPVAWKLLTNSAAGFGYQVVQRRSDLLVSAPLAQYSVSGRGQIYSCSLETCRQLSVPLPDFAVNTSLGLTMTSDPTTQNTMACGPTIPKDCNSITLYNGVCIQIDKLNRIGGPVPSSLEECRTQADIAFLLDGSGSVDALDFRTMKNFVKNLVSSFLGKDTQFAIAQFSTGSTIHYYFNTFDLNMWSTQIDRVRQLGGWTYTAAAIQHVVNDVFSPSRGSRSNVKKVLIVITDGQSNDRNQLPEAANLAESKNIVRFAIGVGNAFTAAGAKQELDTIASSPPENHVFQVESFDALEIIRQNLQDKIFAIEGSQAGGESLKMEMAQEGFSAAFVPGGFQTAIVGANQWRGGFLQYTSQGQRSSSYEPAQMEPDSYLGYSMAVAKTRQGLLTIVGAPRYQHRGIVMTVDTKGKNKIIDPSQWQVQSGEYFGAEVCTMDVDRDTYTDLILISAPMYMDTDREGRVYVCSLSGLNVDCHFESPSVLRGDASDKGRFGSSLAVLPDLNSDGLSDLAVGAPLENSGQGSIYIFHGEGRGRISLTYSQRIAGSEVNSDLMFFGMSISQSSFDLSSDSLPDLAVGSKGKVVLLRSKPIVMVEAKLSFGPSKIPTQNPDCKTPLTHHVKICFIMTRHSTVNTARARVNFTFTLDATRKAPNNRAYFTEKQRVETRSIVLDLGLTSCTSLKFFVEACPEDALNALSNELRFTFDGLPSDTNLSPSLAQQAQTTSIHPLGFEINCGTDNKCVDNLKVDFNFTRSLEVKVGIDELLDVTVSVENSEENSYNSRVIVTYPPGLSYRKFTILQGRIECNSLDSEGALLRGRTDCTIDKPIFKGNTKAFFVISYGIESNSQLDRKIFVTANATSGNQEHSSSSELYKKKEIDVKYSIFVTIESTLSYNNFTFGKNDLQKPVQQPIVVTNDIRALNFTVVIRVPVKLGDKDIWADSSSLQFPDCERDKDEAPTVTDFVAQIQKNKLVDCSVARCSVFKCKRFMASLESKTYKISANLSSRWIEQIGLQSAKFILTSTASLEYDREQYIFFSTGSNNNPPVRKIESVVEVYPVPDFTKEIVGGSLGGLALLALLTAGLYKAGFFKSKYKEMMNDTAEEAGDPGLDGDEPTPE; encoded by the exons ATGGACTGCATGATTACTACTACAATATTCTTGTCAG TGTTAaaagctgcactttgttttaaTGTCGATCCTGTGGCTTGGAAGCTCCTGACTAACAGTGCTGCAGGTTTTGGATACCAGGTGGTGCAGAGACGATCAGA CTTGCTGGTCAGCGCTCCTCTTGCACAGTATTCGGTAAGCGGAAGGGGGCAAATATATAGTTGCTCCCTTGAAACCTGCCGTCAGCTGTCAGTTCCAC TGCCAGATTTTGCAGTCAACACGTCCCTTGGTTTGACAATGACAAGTGATCCCACCACACAAAACACTATG GCATGTGGTCCGACCATCCCAAAGGACTGCAACAGTATCACATTGTACAACGGCGTATGCATTCAGATAGACAAACTGAATCGTATTGGAGGCCCTGTGCCTTCTTCTCTTGAAG AGTGTCGAACCCAAGCAGACATTGCATTTCTGTTGGATGGCTCAGGCAGCGTAGATGCACTAGATTTTCGAACAATGAAGAATTTTGTGAAAAATCTTGTCAGCTCATTCTTGGGAAAAGATACACAG tttgccATTGCCCAGTTCTCCACAGGATCCACCATCCATTATTACTTTAATACATTTGATCTTAACATGTGGAGCACTCAGATTGATAGAGTAAGACAATTAGGTGGATGGACTTACACAGCGGCTGCCATCCAACATGTTGT CAACGATGTCTTCTCACCAAGCAGAGGTTCCAGGTCAAATGTGAAGAAGGTTTTGATCGTCATTACAGATGGACAATCCAATGACCGGAATCAATTGCCAGAGGCAGCAAATTTAGCTGAAAGTAAAAACATTGTTCGATTTGCTATTGGG GTTGGGAACGCATTTACTGCAGCTGGAGCAAAACAGGAACTGGACACCATTGCATCTTCTCCCCCAGAAAACCATGTGTTTCAAGTGGAGAGCTTTGATGCACTTGAAATAATAAGACAGAATTTGCAGGACAAGATCTTCGCAATCGAAG GATCTCAAGCAGGTGGAGAGtcactgaaaatggaaatggctCAAGAGGGATTCAGTGCAGCTTTTGTGCCTGGG GGATTTCAGACGGCTATTGTTGGCGCCAACCAGTGGAGGGGAGGCTTCCTGCAATACACAAGCCAAGGCCAGAGGAGTAGCTCTTATGAGCCTGCACAGATGGAGCCTGACAGTTATCTTG GTTACTCCATGGCAGTTGCTAAAACAAGGCAAGGCCTGTTGACAATTGTCGGTGCGCCGAGATATCAGCACCGAGGAATTGTGATGACAGTTGacacaaaaggcaaaaacaaaatcatcgACCCCTCTCAgtggcag GTTCAGAGTGGTGAATATTTTGGGGCAGAGGTCTGTACCATGGATGTGGATCGTGACACCTACACTGACCTCATCCTCATTTCAGCCCCGATGTACAtggacactgacagagagggaagagttTATGTTTGCAGCCTATCTGGTTTG AATGTTGATTGCCACTTTGAGTCTCCATCAGTACTGAGAGGGGACGCATCTGACAAAGGAAGGTTTGGGTCTTCTCTTGCTGTACTGCCCGATCTTAACTCTGATGGTCTCAGTGATTTGGCTGTTGGGGCGCCTCTGGAAAACAGTGGTCAAGGCAGCATCTACATATTCCACGGcgaaggaagaggaagaatcAGTCTTACTTACTCGCAG AGAATTGCTGGCTCTGAGGTCAATTCAGACCTGATGTTCTTCGGCATGTCAATCAGTCAGTCGTCTTTTGACCTTAGTAGTGACAGTCTGCCTGACTTAGCAGTGGGTTCAAAGGGAAAAGTTGTCTTACTCAG ATCAAAGCCTATAGTAATGGTGGAAGCTAAGTTGTCATTCGGTCCAAGCAAAATCCCTACTCAAAACCCCGACTGCAAGACACCATTGACACACCACGTTAAAATCTGCTTTATCATGACCAGACACTCTACAGTAAACACAG CTCGAGCACGGGTTAACTTTACTTTCACGCTGGATGCCACCCGCAAGGCCCCAAACAACCGAGCTTACTTCACTGAGAAACAACGAGTGGAGACCAGATCAATTGTTCTTGACTTAGGACTGACATCGTGTACCTCACTGAAATTTTTTGTTGAG GCTTGCCCAGAAGATGCACTCAATGCACTTTCCAATGAACTCAGATTCACCTTTGACGGCTTACCTTCTGACACAAATCTCAGCCCAAGTCTGGCCCAGCAGGCTCAGacaacatccatccatcct TTAGGCTTCGAAATCAACTGCGGCACTGACAACAAATGTGTGGATAACCTTAAAGTGGATTTTAACTTTACCAG ATCCTTAGAGGTTAAAGTGGGTATTGATGAATTGTTGGATGTCACCGTGTCAGTGGAGAACAGCGAGGAAAACTCTTACAACAGCCGTGTCATTGTCACGTACCCACCTGGACTCTCCTACAGGAAGTTTACAATTCTGCAG GGAAGAATTGAGTGCAACTCTTTGGACAGTGAAGGTGCCTTATTGCGAGGAAGGACAGACTGCACCATTGACAAGCCTATTTTCAAGGGCAACACTAAG GCGTTCTTTGTCATCTCCTATGGGATTGAAAGTAATAGTCAACTTGACAGGAAAATTTTCGTCACCGCAAATGCTACCAG TGGGAATCAGGAGCACTCCAGCTCAAGCGAACtctacaaaaagaaagagattgaTGTGAAGTACAGCATTTTTGTGACAATAGAAAG CACCCTCAGCTACAACAATTTCACTTTCGGAAAGAATGATTTGCAGAAACCAGTCCAGCAGCCAATTGTG GTAACAAATGACATCAGGGCTTTGAATTTTACCGTGGTGATCAGGGTGCCGGTAAAGCTTGGCGATAAAGACATCTGGGCGGATTCGAGCAGTTTGCAG TTTCCAGACTGCgaaagagacaaagatgaaGCACCTACTGTCACAGATTTTGTTGCTCAGATCCAGAAAAATAAGTTAGTG GACTGCTCTGTGGCCAGGTGCTCAGTGTTCAAGTGCAAAAGATTCATGGCAAGCCTGGAGAGTAAAACATACAAAATCTCTGCCAACCTGAGTTCTCGATGGATAGAACAG ATTGGACTTCAGTCTGCCAAATTCATTCTGACCAGCACGGCCAGTCTGGAGTACGACAGAGAACAGTACATCTTCTTTTCAACAGGGTCTAATAACAACCCTCCTGTTCGCAAG ATTGAGTCAGTGGTAGAAGTGTATCCTGTACCAGACTTCACCAAAGAGATTGTTGGAGGATCCCTGGGAGGGCTGGCTCTACTGGCTTTACTCACCGCTGGCCTGTATAAG GCTGGATTTTTCAAGAGTAAATACAAGGAAATGATGAATGACACTGCAGAAGAAGCAGGAGATCCAGGGCTTGATGGAGACGAACCCACACCAGAATAA